GATTACTTCTTAAATAAAACAGGTGAAAAATCTACATCTTCTATCCATATGTTCGCTACTTTCTGCATATCATGCTGTATCCATACATCAGCTTTGTAATTTTTGTCTTGCCTACGTACCCATGTGAGATAAGATTCAACGACCTGAGGATTTACATCTAACTCATTTTCTTTTGGAAATGTGATTTGATTCTGAGTGCCTGAGGCTAAATCTATCTCATATAGAGAGGTGAACATTGTGGGAACTGGCCCCTCTTCCCACGCTTTGTTTTCATGTGACCGCGCGACAATCACTTTTGAAGGTGACAGCCAATCTAAATCTAGGTCTACATATCCTTTTGGTGTATATTCTACCTGGTTGGTGGATGCATCTATATCAGCAACTTTAGTAATTTTATTTTTAACAAAAAACCGTCCTTCTCCCGAAATATAAGCTAATTGGTTGGCTTGTGGTGCCCATTTAAACCAGTCACTAAATCCTAACATCCTACCAATGTCCTTGAATATTTTTCCATCAGAGGATAATACACATAAAGGGTTACTGTCCATGGCCCAAGAAGGTGTAGGAGTGCCGAGAAAGCTGACCCATTTTCCGTCATGACTCCACTTAAAATCACCAACATTAACGGCAAATAAATCATTTTCATCTATTTGGATTGAGTACAATAGCACAGCCTTGTTCTCATTAAGATTCATATCCTTTGGAATTTGGTACAACTTAATTGGTTCCCAGCCCGTAGGAAGTCGACCAGATTGAGTAGAAACAATAAACTCTTTACCGTTTGGAAACCATGCAAATTCACTAACACCTAACGAAACATTTTCAAATCCATATGGCCTGCCATCCTTTGTCTTTGTAACATTTAGGACCCATCCAGATAAATAAGCTAGCTCATTTGCAACAGGGGACCACCTAAATAAAGAAGTCTCAATGATGGGATACGGTTTATAGTTTTCTTTTTTATTTGTATCGTAAATCCAGAGATTTGATTTTTCACCTTGCTCATCACCGTCTATGTATGCAATAAACCTACCATCATAGGACCACTGGGGAGAATTGACAGATTTATTTGTTGTGAGCTGTACTTCTTGATCTCCGTCTTTCAGCCATAACTGATGGTCACGAACAAACGCTGCCTTCACTGGTACTTCTGCCTTAGTCACAGAAATAAACTGAAATATGAAAAGCAATATAAGGAATAAAACTTTTATTGGCATGGCATTCCCTCCTACTAAGTAGATTTTCCTAATAGATTCAAGTGATGCCTAGTTTTGGCTGTTTTTCCTAGATATTGAGAGGATAATGAATAATAAATCATACATGAAAAATGGAGAGGATTGAATTATTTGAGGTTTTTCCTAGCTATTCCACTAATTTTGATTGGAAGTATTTTGTTTGGGTTAACAATTGATGACATCGGAGATATAGGTAATATTATTATGCATATAATAGGGTTTGGTTGTCTTTTTGGTGCTATCGTAATTGAAAGAAGCAAGAAAGAAAAACCAAAAAAACAATTTTAACCTAAAAAAAACTTACCCCTCCGGTAAGTTTTCTTTATTTATTCAATTTCCTTCTGTTCAATGGATACCTCATTGTGATGAAAAGAGTGAAAGCTGGTAATTAAGGTATCAAGATGTTCGACCTGTTCCCCGTAATCAATAATGGAAGAAATGATTTGCATCGTATGATATAAATGCGAATCGTCTTGGCCGCCGAAGAGCTTTTGATGGGCCAAAAACAGATCAAATAGTTCTTTCTTATTAATACAATCACTATCCTCACTATCCAAGGGAGTTGGAACTTTGCCAATAAACCGGAGCATTAGCTGCTCATGATGGTAAATGACACTGTCGAGCTGTTCCTGTATGGATTGTTGAAAGTTTTCAGGGAGATGAAGCATTTCATTTTCAAATCGATGAAGTTTCTTTAATGTATCAAGTGCCTTTTTGGCAGCGGATGTCATTTGTCTAAAAATCACCAGTTTTCTCGATTTCTCTAGACTAGTTTTTTTGAAATAACTTCTTTCTTCTTTATATAATAAATAAAACTGACTCATTTTCATTAAATTATCTTTTAGTTTTTCAATATCGGCTTTTAACAGATTGTGGTCGAAGTCATGCCGAGTACTTAATCGTATCCAGCGAATAATTTCTTCTGTTGTCTCTGATATCCTAAAATAAAGCTTATTTTCATATTTTGGAGGCAGGAAGACAAGGTTGACGACAAAGGCTGAAAATACTCCAATCATAATCGTTG
This Neobacillus sp. YX16 DNA region includes the following protein-coding sequences:
- a CDS encoding translocation protein TolB, with the protein product MPIKVLFLILLFIFQFISVTKAEVPVKAAFVRDHQLWLKDGDQEVQLTTNKSVNSPQWSYDGRFIAYIDGDEQGEKSNLWIYDTNKKENYKPYPIIETSLFRWSPVANELAYLSGWVLNVTKTKDGRPYGFENVSLGVSEFAWFPNGKEFIVSTQSGRLPTGWEPIKLYQIPKDMNLNENKAVLLYSIQIDENDLFAVNVGDFKWSHDGKWVSFLGTPTPSWAMDSNPLCVLSSDGKIFKDIGRMLGFSDWFKWAPQANQLAYISGEGRFFVKNKITKVADIDASTNQVEYTPKGYVDLDLDWLSPSKVIVARSHENKAWEEGPVPTMFTSLYEIDLASGTQNQITFPKENELDVNPQVVESYLTWVRRQDKNYKADVWIQHDMQKVANIWIEDVDFSPVLFKK
- a CDS encoding aromatic acid exporter family protein, which translates into the protein MKLGARIFKTGIAIVLSLYLAQLLHSPSPVLAGIAAIFAIQPTIYRSFLTIVEQIQGNLIGAILAVMFVLLLGNHIIIIGLAAVIVIIINLKLKIENTIGLSLVTLVSIMETPGTDFIPFAGIRFSTIMIGVFSAFVVNLVFLPPKYENKLYFRISETTEEIIRWIRLSTRHDFDHNLLKADIEKLKDNLMKMSQFYLLYKEERSYFKKTSLEKSRKLVIFRQMTSAAKKALDTLKKLHRFENEMLHLPENFQQSIQEQLDSVIYHHEQLMLRFIGKVPTPLDSEDSDCINKKELFDLFLAHQKLFGGQDDSHLYHTMQIISSIIDYGEQVEHLDTLITSFHSFHHNEVSIEQKEIE